The sequence CTCGAGCGGGCTGGGCGCGGCCAGTATGCCAGACGACAACTCGGAAGGGCCGGACTTCCCGAGGGCGGGATCGCTTCCGGCCTACGCGCTATACGGGTCGGAATCCGCGAGGTAGCGGAGCATCGCTTCGCGCTCCGGGTGCTCGTCGAGCCATTGCCGCACGCGTCGAAGCTCGGTGTAGCCGCGTCGCCAAACTTCCCCTTGTAGAACTCGGCGAAGAACTCGCGCGATTCCTCTCGCCGGATTTCACGCTGCCATGCCGTCGTGAACACCTGATGCACGTCCCGGTGCAACCCGTGCTCTCGCAGCAGCTCCCACTCGGCGGCGTCGAACCAGATGCCTCCGCAGTGTCCACAGCGATCCAGCGAGAACGGGATGGATCGAGCCACCCGAAACCGCGCGAGGATCCGGCTGCACTCGGGACAGAGCATCGCTTGTTCCGACTCCGAGGTCGGGACTGGCTCGGCGTCAGCCGGAGGGCCTGGGGGCAGCGGATCACGGAGCGCGTCGCGCCATCGCCAGTACTGGAACGAGCTGATCCAGTGGCCACCGCACTGCTTGCAGCGATCCGCGACCAGGTTGGGTTCGAGCCTCTCGGCGCCTTGGGTCTCAGCGCGACACTTCGGACACTTCATGTCACACACCCGCCATAGGGAAGCCTGTCGCCCAACCGACCGGACCTTTTGGTGCCGGGACACTGCGCTGCGCCAGTATGCCAGACCCTTTGACGTGGCCGCGTGTCGTCTCAGATCGAGATGCGTTCCGCTTCGAAGACGGACATGGAGGTCGGCTCGGCGGCCAGCGCGCGGAGGGCGCGCACGAACTCCCGTGACGCGGGCACCTGGAAGTGTTGTGCCAACGCCGCTCGATCCGACCACTGCTCGACGAAGACGAGTCGCCGCGGGTCGTCCGGGTCCTGATAGACATCATGGGTGAGGCAGCCGGGCTCGGCTCTCGAGCGCGCCACATGCGCCCGCGATTCCTCGAGCGCTGCGGGCATCTGCCCCTCCTGCACCACGACACTCCCCAAGACCAGAATCATCGGGCTCCCCTCGCGGCGTCGAAGAGCGCGGGCGCCTCAATCAAGTGAGCACCACTGGGTTCTGCTGCAGGCACGCTGAATCACTGCGGTCGCTCGCCAGCAATGGTGCATCGGCGGAGCACACGATCCGAACCCGCGTGGTCGGCGACGCCCGCGTGTTGCGTCGCTCGCTCGTCCCACACGACGACAGCGCCCTTCGACCAGCGAAAGCGGCACTGGATGCTGATGTCGTTCGCGCGGCTCGAGAGGAATTCGTGCATCGAACGGCTCTCGTCCTTCCCGAGGCCCTCGATGTGGGTCATGAACGAGCGGTCCACGAAGAGGGCCTTGCGCCCCGTTTCCGGGTGGGTGCGGACGAGCGGGTGCGAGACGCCGTTGCCCACCGCCGTCATGATCTTCGCGCACGCCTCCTCCGGGAGGTGCTCTCGGATGTAGGCCCGGAAGGACGCGTCCGTCGCGTGGAACCCGCGCAAGCCTTCGAGGTAGGTCTTCATGCGGTCGCTCAGTTTCTCGTACGCCAGATACATGTTCGCCCACATGGTGTCACCCCCGTACGCGGGCGTGACCTCGCAGCGCAGCACCGCGGCCGACGGCGGCTGCTCCATGTAGGTGACATCCGTATGCCATCCGTCGCGATCCGGCGGAGAATCCGGACCGTCGACGATGTCATGGAGTTTCGAGGGGTCTCCGAGGGCCCCCCGGATCGGGTGGACCTCCGGCTCCCCGAAACACGCAGCCAGGGCGAGCTGGTGCTCGTCGTCGAGATGTTGCTCGGGGAAGAAGAGCACGAGGTGTTCGAGCAACGCGCTACGCAGCCTCGAGCGCGTCTCCTCGGTGATGGGAGCGTAGAGGTCGACGTTCTCGACGACCGCGCCCAGCGCGGCCGTGACCGGGTGGATCTGCATCTCGACATGCCCTCCTGGGCGCGCTTCGCCAGTATGCCAGAAGCCGAGATGAGAGCGGGCGACAACGCCCTGCTACGAGGCGCGCGAGAACAAGTCGGCGAGCGCACCCGGCAGGCTCGGGAACTCGAAGGCGAAGCCTTCCTCCTGCAAGCGCTTCGACACACAGAAACGACCATAGAGCGCGAGCTCCGGGTCGGTCTTCATCACGAGGGGTGCGGCGAGGCGCACTTGCCAAGCCGCGGTGGGAAGACCGAAGGGCATGCCGACCGCGCGACGCAGCTCGTGCATGAACTCCGCGTTGCCCACGGGCTCGGGGGCCGTGGCGATGTAGGCGCCTCGCATCTCCGCGTCTTCGATGGCGCGCTGGAAGAGTCGGTTCATGTCGCGCTCGTGGATCCAGCTGAAGCCCTGGCGGCCGTGTCCGACCTTTCCGCCGAGTCCAAACCGCGCGAGGGTGGCCAGCCGCGGAAGCGCGCCCGCGCTTCGGCCCAGCACGAAGCTCGTGCGCAGCACCACCGAGCGGGTCTCGGACGGCACGGCACGCGCGAACTCTTCTTCCCAGGCTCGCCCCACCGTCGGGGCGAGCCCGAAACCAAAGGCCGAGCCTTCGTCGCAGACCGCTTCTGGCGGGTCGCCGTAGATGTGGGCCGTGGACATCTGGACCCAGACCGGCGGCGTCTCGCCGCGCTCGCGCAGCGCTTTCCCGAGCACGGCCGTCGCTTCGACGCGCGAGCGCAGGATCTCGTCGCAGTGATCGGGCGTCTTCACGCAGTCGACCGTCCGGCCTGCGAGGTTCACCACCGCGGTGGCGCCTTCCAGCGTGTCGGCCCAAGCGCCCACCGAACGACCGTCCCACGTGGCGTGCGGAAAGCTCACCGTCGACGGCGGCGCCGTACGAGAGAGCAGCACGACCGAGTAACCGAGTGCCTCGAGGTGGTGGGCGAGGCTGAGCCCGAGGAAGCCCGTGCCCCCGGCGATCACGACCTTGCGTCCCGACGCCTCTTCGCTCACGCGTGTTCCCTCTTGGATTCGGCGCTCCTTCGCTCGGAGCGGCCTGCTGCCGCACATGCAGTATGCCAGAGCTGCGCGTCGCGGCTCCGGCTGCCGCTACTCCAGCGCGGGGGTGACGGTCCCGATGAACGCGACCTGGAGGAGCGCGAGAAGGACCAGACCGGCCCAATGCACGGACGTGTTGCTGGTCAACCGCAGAGCGAGCAAGAGCACGATCGCGAGGCCGCGCACGAGCTGCCCGAAATGGAGATCGGGGCCCGCGAGGAAGAGCTCGGCGACGACCCCCAACGCGACCCACGTGGCCAGCAGCGTGAAGATCGCGCGGAACACCGAGTGGTAGTGGGTCTCCGGGTCTGCAGGCTGGCCCGAAGACCCCGTCGCGGGTGGCGTGATCAGATGCGCGGCGGCCACGACCGGGAGTAGTGGGGAGAGCGCGAGGAGGAACCCGCCGAAGTTCCAAGCCACGTCTCGGAACCCCCAGTAGCCCCAGATGCTCTGCAGCAGCGCGAGCAGCAAGAGTGCCGAGGCCGCGAGCTGAAGCGGAAACATCGCGACGCTCGCCCGGTGGAGGTAGAGGCGCCCCCAGCCCGAGAGCAGGTCGGAGACGCCCACCGCAACGACGAACGACGTGAGAACGGTGACGTACTCGAACTGGGACAAACGGCTTCACTCCCGATGGGCGACGACTGCGGAAGCAACGACGGGGCAGTATGGCAGACCTGCGCTACGGGCCCGTGACGAGGACCTCCCAACCGGGGGCGTCGCTCCCGATCCAACTGAGGGTCACCAGTCGACCCGAGAGATCCCAGATCAGAAAGCGCTCCACGCGCTCGTCGAAGAGTTCGCTGGTCTGCAAGCGCTCCGCCTCTCCAAGGTCCTTGTTCGGCGGCCCGAGGTCGGCTGTGAGCTCTCGCTCGACCGTCTGAAAAGTGACCCGCGCGGCTTCTCTTGCCTGCCTGTCGAACGTCACCATCTGGCTCCTGATCGAACCGGCTTCACAGGTGTAGTAGTGCAGGGCAGCCGCTCCGAAGAGCAGCCCCTCGAAGACGAGCTGCGGGCTCGCACCCTCATCCGGCCCAGGGAAGCTCCCGACGAACGCCGATCCCCGCTTCGCTTCCACCGTGATCACGGCATCGCACGAATCTCCGGGATTCACGCCGAACACCGCGAGGGATGGCCCGGACACGAGGATGATGGCGATCGAAAGAACGATCGCCCGCACACGACCTCGCCTCGGGCGACGAATGTCTTCGGGCCCCGAAGTCACGGCCCCAGTATGCCTGAGGATACGCGCCGGTTCGGAGGCGCCTTTCGAGCTCCTAGAGCTTGGCGGTCAGCTGCACTCCCGTGTCAGGGGACGGGTGGGTCCATCCGCTCAGGATCGCGAGTCGCATCGCGGCGCTGCCTGGCACGGGAGGCGCTCGGCCGTCGGAGCGACCTGTCGCCATAGGCCAAACGCACCGTTTCAGTATGCCAGAGCGGAACCCGTCTGCTTCGTCTTGGCGAACGTCGCGTTCCGCGGACGCCGCGGGTCCACGGATCGGGGACGCACACTCAGCGGCCGGGCGACCACTCGACCGACTGCTCGGGCAGCCAGAAGGAAGGGGCCGTCAGGAATGCCTCGCGATACGCAGCGGTGGCGAGCAGCACCCAGAACAGCACGACGGCGAAGATGGTGAGAAGAGAGCGAAGGGCTTCACGGCGAATCGCATCGCCCAGGGGCGAGTGGTCGGCTCTCGCAAGGATGAAGAGACGGAAGTGCCCCGAGGTCACGCCCATGGAAACGAAGAGCAACACCGCCACGAGCAGGCCTACCGCAGCGGGTGAGTTGTAGAGGACCATGCGCCGATCGAACCGCAAGCATCGTGCCGATCTATCGAGAGGGAACGACGTTAGGCGCGCCCGAAGTGCAGCCCTGGTTGGCATCTGCAGCCACCGGGTGCGGTGCCGACGCGGCGGTTGGATGCCCGAGTCTGCCGCGTTGCGTCATCGGGTTTTCGGCACCTACCTCTGCGCCGCGCACCCGTGCCCCCAGGCGACGTATCCTTTCGGGGACCCCATCCGTCTTTCTTGCATGAGCGAAGATACTCCGGCCCTTTCTCCCGATCTGAGTCGAGCGTTGCTCGTCGCCTGGCACCGGTTCATCGAGACCTTCGAACCGTTGCGGCCCGATCTCTACCGGTACTGCCGCGGCCTGACGCGAAGCCCGTGGGACGCGGAAGACCTGGTGCAGGACACGTTGATGCGAGGCTTCTCGTCGCTGGGAGGGATCAGCCCGTCGCCGAGGAACCCGAAGGCGTGGCTGTTTCGCGTCGCTTCGAACCTCTGGATCGACCGACAGCGCCGCCAACGCGACGCGCTGGTGGAAGAGCTGCCGGAGCGCGCGGGCGATCCGGTGCCGACTGGCACGCGGGATGCGGCAGCGGCCTTGATCGGCGGACTGGGGCCGCAGG comes from Myxococcota bacterium and encodes:
- a CDS encoding TIGR01777 family oxidoreductase, with the translated sequence MSEEASGRKVVIAGGTGFLGLSLAHHLEALGYSVVLLSRTAPPSTVSFPHATWDGRSVGAWADTLEGATAVVNLAGRTVDCVKTPDHCDEILRSRVEATAVLGKALRERGETPPVWVQMSTAHIYGDPPEAVCDEGSAFGFGLAPTVGRAWEEEFARAVPSETRSVVLRTSFVLGRSAGALPRLATLARFGLGGKVGHGRQGFSWIHERDMNRLFQRAIEDAEMRGAYIATAPEPVGNAEFMHELRRAVGMPFGLPTAAWQVRLAAPLVMKTDPELALYGRFCVSKRLQEEGFAFEFPSLPGALADLFSRAS
- a CDS encoding TauD/TfdA family dioxygenase — protein: MQIHPVTAALGAVVENVDLYAPITEETRSRLRSALLEHLVLFFPEQHLDDEHQLALAACFGEPEVHPIRGALGDPSKLHDIVDGPDSPPDRDGWHTDVTYMEQPPSAAVLRCEVTPAYGGDTMWANMYLAYEKLSDRMKTYLEGLRGFHATDASFRAYIREHLPEEACAKIMTAVGNGVSHPLVRTHPETGRKALFVDRSFMTHIEGLGKDESRSMHEFLSSRANDISIQCRFRWSKGAVVVWDERATQHAGVADHAGSDRVLRRCTIAGERPQ
- a CDS encoding putative quinol monooxygenase, whose amino-acid sequence is MILVLGSVVVQEGQMPAALEESRAHVARSRAEPGCLTHDVYQDPDDPRRLVFVEQWSDRAALAQHFQVPASREFVRALRALAAEPTSMSVFEAERISI